DNA sequence from the Cellulophaga sp. HaHaR_3_176 genome:
GAAAAAGGCGTAGTCGGGCTTTCCGTTATATCTTTTGCCTATTCGTATAAGTTTATGTCGTTTTACGCCATAAATTTACACCAACAGCAAAAGGATGCCACTGCAATCCCTAACCCAAAAAAAAGTATGATAGTTCTTATAGCGCCAGAGGAAGATATTGCCAATGAAATTGAAATTTTACACCAACTTTTTGAAGCCGGTTTAGTCTATTTTCATTTAAGAAAGCCTTCTAAAAATTATCAAGAGCATTGTGATTATTTAGATTTGATAGATGAGAAGTATCATAACCGTATCGTTGTGCATTATTTTCATGAATTAGTGAATGTATATAATTTAAAAGGTATTCATTTTCAGGAGCAAAAAAGAATAGATCATATAGATAATCCAGGGCAATATTTTAAACCGCTCAATATGTATGGTAAAACCATCAGTTCTTCATTTCATGATCCAGACGTTTTAAAGGCTTGTGGGTTTGAATTTGATTATCATTTATTAAGTCCCGTTTTTTCTTCAATTTCTAAAAAAGGATATGAAGGTAAAGGTTTTAAGGTAACCCATATTCAAAAACGGATTATTGGTATGGGCGGAGTTACAGAGAACAATATTGAAGAAATTCATCAATTAGGGTATCAAGGTATAGGAGTTTTAGGCGGAGTCTGGAATAATAGTGCTCCTGTAACAGCGTTTAAAGCCATGCAAAACTATTACAACAAATAACAAAACTACAGACTAATATATTTTAAATAGAATATCAATGCAATTACCAAATTTACACTACATATCACAAGGAGAAACACCTCAAGAGCATTTAAATAATATCAAAAGTGCCTGTACGGCAGGTGCAGCATTGGTGCAGCTACGATTAAAAAATTTGAGTCCTAAAAAGGTTTTGAAATTTGCTACAGAAGCCCGAGAAATTACAGATCATTATCAAACTAGATTGATAATAAATGATCACTATAGAATAGCCAAGGAGGTAAAAGCAGATGGTGTTCATTTAGGAAGAACAGATACTTGCCCGACTATTGCTAAAAAGTATTTAGAAAGCTGGCAAATTATTGGCGGTACCGCAAATACAGTCAGTGATTGTAATATACTTATTACTAAAAAAGTAGATTATATAGGTTTAGGGCCTTATCATTTTACGAAAACGAAAGAGAGTTTAAGTCCTATTTTGGGTATTGATGGTTATGCGGATATAATGAAGTATATACAAACAGATATTCCTGTTATTGCAGTAGGTGGTATTGTAATAAATGATGTTTCTGAAATTCTAGAAACAGGAATTTACGGGGTAGCAGTAGCCTCAGAAATTACTAAAAATTTTAATAGCATTAATCTTTTTAAGAAAGCGTTAGAAAAAACAAGCATTGAAGAACAGGTGTGGAGACCCAACCTAAATCAATAAATATGGTAGATATATTGAACATAGCAGATAAAACATTTAAATCACGTTTATTTACGGGGACGGGTAAGTTTTCTAGTGCTCAAGTAATGGAAGAGGCCATTCTTGCTTCAGAGAGCGAGTTGGTTACCGTAGCTTTGAAACGGGTAGATTTAGAAGATGAAGCAGACGATATCTTAAGCCATTTAAAGAGTAGTAGGATTGATTTATTACCTAATACTTCAGGGGTTCGTACTGCAAAAGAGGCTGTTTTTGCAGCACAATTATCAAGAGAGGCTCTTGATACCAATTGGATAAAATTAGAAATTCATCCAGACCCTCGGTATTTATTACCAGACCCAATAGAAACCTTAAAAGCAGCTGAAGAATTAGTGAAACTAGGATTTGTAGTTATGCCATATATACATGCAGACCCCGTTTTATGCAAGCGTTTAGAAGATGTAGGAGTGCAATGTGTGATGCCATTAGGCGCTCCTATTGGTAGTAATAAAGGCATAAAAACAGAAGATTTTTTAAAAATCATTATAGAACAAAGTAATGTGCCTGTAATTGTAGATGCAGGTATTGGTGCCCCATCTCATGCCGCTTATGCTATGGAGCTCGGGGCAGATGCTGTTTTGGTAAATACAGCAATAGCCGTTTCTCAGAACCCAATAGCCATGGGGCAAGCCTTTAAAATGGCCGTAGAAGCAGGGAGAATGGCTTATCTGGCTAAACTAGCACCTGTTAAAGAACAAGCGGAAGCCAGTAGCCCTTTAACTTCTTTTTTAAACGAAATTTAAAAGTACACTATGTCATTTAAAACCACATTTGAGCAGTATGATTGGAATACCTTAGAAAAAGAAATCTATGCCGTAACCACTGCTGAGGTTGCTCAAATACTTCAAAAAGAAAAAATAGAATTAGAAGATTTTAAAGCCTTAATTTCTCCAGCCGCAAAACCTTTTTTGGAGCAAATGGCACAGCGCAGCAATCAGCTTACTAAAAAAAGATTTGGGAATACTATGCAAATGTATATTCCCATGTACCTGTCTAATGAATGTCAGAATATTTGCACCTATTGTGGCTTTAGTATGACTAACAAAATTCCTAGGAAAACCTTAACCGATGCTGAGATTTTAAAAGAAGTAACTAAGATAAAAAGTTTAGGGTACGATCATATTTTATTAGTTACTGGTGAGGCTAATAAAACGGTAGGAGTGTCGTATATAAAGCATGCTATCGAACTAATAAAAAACAATTTCTCCAATATAAGCATGGAGGTACAACCACTAGACCAAGAGGAATACGAAACCTTAGTTGCCGCAGGCTTATATGCTGTTTTGGTGTATCAAGAGACGTATCACGAAGCTACCTATAAAGTGCATCACCCTAAAGGGAAAAAATCAAATTTTCATTACCGTTTAGATACTCCAGATAGATTGGGAAAAGCGGGAATCCACAAAATAGGTATTGGTGCTTTATTTGGCTTAGAAGATTGGCGCGTAGATAGTTTTTATACGGCTTTGCATTTACGGTATTTGCAAAAGACCTATTGGAAAACAAAGTATTCTATTTCTTTTCCAAGATTACGCCCTTTTGAAGGTGATGTTGCTCCTAAAGTAGAAATGACAGATTCAGATTTGGTACAATTAATTTGTGCGTATCGCTTGCTAGATGAAGATGTGGAGTTATCTATGTCTACCCGAGAAAGTGAAAAATTCAGGGATCACATTATTCATTTAGGTATTACCTCTATCAGTGCCGAATCAAAAACCAATCCTGGAGGGTATAGCGTAGAACCGCAATCCTTAGAGCAGTTTGAAATTTCTGACGAGCGTTCTACAGCCGAAATAAAAGCGATGATTCAATCTCAAGGATATGAGGTTGTATTCAAAGATTGGGATAAAGCCTATTCTTAAACTTATATAACGGCTTTTTCCTGTAGTTTTAGCGTCATTTTATCCGCATCAAAAGTGGCATTGATTCCAATAGGAAGTGTCATGTTGTTTTTTACATGACCAAAACTCATACCGTAGGCTGTAGGAATGTTTAAAGGTTTGAGTCGGTCTAAAATCACATCTCTAAGGGTAAAGCTTCCTGAAGCCGCCGGTTTATCACAGCCATTACAAACACCCACCATAATACCTGCAGCATGTTTGAAAGTACCACCTTCTATTAATTGGGTAAGCATCCGATCTATGCGGTAAGGAGCTTCTTCTACATCTTCTATAAAAACAATGGCATCGGTAAAATCTATTTCATGTGGAGTACCAATTAAAGCATTGATGAGGGTTAAACTTCCGCCCAACAATTTACCCGTAGCTTTCCCAGGAGTAACCGTGTACCTATCAAATTCTGGATTGTTTAATAGCGTTTCATCTTCAAGAATAACATTTTTTATTAGCAGCTGATGTTCAGGATGAATGATAACATTTTCCAGTTGTTGTATAGAATATTTATCATCTAGAGTGCTCCCAACCGGACCATGAAAAGTTATAAGTCCTGTCTCGGAATATATGCCATTGGCTAAGGCCGTAATATCACTAAATCCAACAAGTACTTTTGGGTTATTTTTAATTAGCTCATAATCTAGAAGATGCATGATTCTTGTACAACCATATCCGCCTCGAGCGCATAAGATACCGTCTACATTAGGGTTGGCAAACATTTCATTAACATCAGCAGCGCGTTCTGTATCGGTATTGCTAAAATAACCGTAGTTCCAGAGTAGGCGCTCCGTATGATATGGAATGAACCCCATTTTAACCAAAGTGTCTTTTGCCTTCTCTAATACTTCAGGTTTTACCGCATAACCTGGGGCAATTAAACCTATAGTATCACCTTTTTTAAGACGCTTAGGTTTGATAGTTTCTATAGTTTTTTCATTCTGTTTTACGTTGGCGAAAATAGAAAAGGGTAGGAGTGATGCTGCTGAAACACCTATAATATTGGTAAAAAAGTTTCTGCGAGATCTCATTTTAGTTAATTAAGGTTGGTAAGGTTATGTTTTAAAAATAGTAATTAATTACTCTCTATCGGGCCATAAATTAGGATGCTCTCCGCTATAGCCTAATTTAGGAATATTATTAATCTGCTGAATTTCTTCATGCGTTAAATCAAAATCAAAAATATCAATATTTTCTTTGATTCGTTCTTTTGTGGTAGATTTTGGAATTACAATAACATCATGTTGTGTTACCCAACGTAAACAAATCTTAGCAACAGTAGTATTATGGTTCAAAGCAATAGATTTTAGTGTGCTATTGTTTAGAATTTCACCTCTGCCAAGGGGTGACCAAGATTGCACTGTGATATTTTTAGCTTTACAAAACGCAGTAACCTCAGGTTGCCAATATCCAGGATGAAATTCTATCTGATTAATGGCAGGTAAAACTCGTGCTGTTTTAAAAAGCGCTTTTAAATGTTCTGGCCAAAAATTACTAACTCCAATAGATTTTATCTTCCCTTCAGTCTGTAAATCTTCCATGGCGCGCCATGCTTCCGCATTTGCATGCTGCCAATTATCATAATTCTTAGCATTTGCAGGCCAATGAATCAAGTATAGGTCTATATATTCTAATTGTAGTTTTTTTAGAGAGGTTTCAAATTCAGATTTAGCCTCTTCATAGGAAAGATTTTCTCTCCATAATTTTGTAGTAACTTTTATTTCTTCTCTAGGAACACCACTTAGTTTGATGCCTTTACCCACAGCTTCTTCATTATTATATTTAGAGGCAGTATCTAATAAACGATACCCGTTTTTCAGTGCAAATTTTACAGCGTCAATACCTTCTTGTTCTGTTGCCTTATACGTTCCAAAACCTACAATAGGTATTTTATTTCCGTCATTTAAAACAATCTCTTTCATGTAGTCTATCTATTTTATAATATACTATGCTACCAATTTTTGATACACTAAATATATTGATAAACTAAATAATGAAAGTAATACTTAGGGGTATTTAACTTTTTATTGACAGCTATAGTTTCGAAATAGAATAGTTTATTATTTTACCTATTATGCTTTACGAATTTTTAGAGTTTCATAAACTTCATCAAAAATATTAGGTCTATCAGCAAGAACAATAAGGGTGTCTTGTGGTTCAATTTTGGTTAATCCGTTAGGTATTATATAGCTTGCATCTCTTTTAATCATTGCAATTATTGCATTTTTAGGAAAACCAAGTTCTACAATTTTTTTATCTACAGCAAAACAACCTGAAGTAATCAATATCTCTTTCATTTCAGCTTTTGGGTTTTCTGCCATAAGCATATCAGTTGCACTTAGTTTTTTTGCTTTTTCTGGTAATCCTACTTTAAGCCATTTGGCAACTATAGAAAGAGTAGTACCTTGAATTAATATAGATGTTACAGAAATGAAAAATACAATATTGAAAATCATATTTGCTTTTTCGATTCCAGCTAAAAGAGGGTAAGTAGAAAATACAATTGGTACTGCACCTCGCAAACCAACCCAAGAAATATAAAATCGCCTTCTCATTTTCATCTTAAAAAATATCAGACTAAGAAATACGCCAACAGGTCTTGCTACAATTATTAAAAATATAGATATCAATAAACCAATACCCATGTATGGAATAATTTCAGAAGGAAAAACAAGTAAACCAAGGGTGAGGAAAAGAACGATTTGCATTAACCATGCTAAACCATCAAACATTTTTAAAATGGTTTTTTTATGAATTAAATCTTGATTTCCTAAATAAACGGCACAAATATAAATAGCAAGAAACCCATTACCGCCTACAAAATCAGTTGCAGAGAAAGTAATAAACATTAAAGCGATAACTAAAACAGGGTATAAGCCTTCAAAATCAAGTTTAATTTTATTGATGATATATTTACTAAGAAACCCAAATGAGATACCTAATAAACCACCTAATATCATTTGCTGTAAAAATAGGGGTATTATTGATAAGAAGCTTTTATCTTGATTGATAACTAATGTTAAAAAGGCAAGTGTAAGTACATAGGCCATAGGGTCGTTACTACCACTTTCTAGCTCTAGAGTTGGTCTTAAATTGTTTTTTAAAGCCAAGCTCTTTGAACGTAGAATAGAGAATACTGCAGCAGCATCTGTTGATGATACTATCGAGCCTAATAAAAGACTTTCATAAATCGTGAAATCAGTTATAAACCAAACAAATACACCTAATGAAACGGCAGTAAATAAAACACCTAAAGTAGATAGTGCTATACCTTGCCAAAGAATAGGTTTTACAGCTTTCCAATTGGTATCAAGTCCACCAGAAAACAAAATAAAATTAAGAGACACAATACCTATGAATTGAGCAAGTTTTGGATCATCAAATCTAATGCCTCCTATGCCATCAGAACCTGCAAGCATACCAATAGCTAAGAATAGTAATAGAGTAGGTACTCCAAACTTATAAGATGTTTTACCTGCAAAAATACTTACAAGAAGTAATAAAGAGCCTACTAATAATATATTTTCAATCGTTAAATTCATTCTTTTCCTCTCTTACTTTATATGGTAAAGGTACTAATTTTCGTAAAGGAAATTTACAAAGCTTTATAGCTCATTTGCTAATTAATTTAAGAGTATTTTATTTGTAATTATCAAACGAAATCATTTATTTATTTTATTTAAAAGAAAAAAAATACGTTGTGCTTTCCATTAAAGAAAAACACAACGTATATAATAATTAATAAGTGAAAAAGGTTAGTTATCGTCGCTTACATTATGAGTTTTTAACCACTCTTCACCTTTTTTATCTAAAAAGAAATCCATCCAAACGTAGTAAAGAACTTCATCTTTATCTACAGTAACAGAATGACTTGAACCTAAAGGAATATGAAGCATAGAATGTTGAGGGAAATTTACTTTAGCATCATCAGCAAAAACAACACAGTTGTTTTCAGATAAGCCTAAAAATAATTGCTCTAACATTGGGTGTTTATGTGCACCAACTTCATCAGGGCCTTTTGTTTGAACTGTACCCATTGCTATTCTAGGGATGATTTTATTAGGAAGTATTGTACGACTAACTGTATTTGGACTTTTTATAGGTTCTGTATATGGTACACAATCTGTAAATTTCGCATAATATACATTTTGAGTACTCTCAGCAGGAAACTCCTTAAGATCTAATAAATCTTGAGCAGTTAATTTACTCGTTATTTTTACGTAATGTAGTGTGTCTTTTTCTGCCGTTTTAATTGTAATATCTTTAATATTCGGTAAAAATATAGTTTCAGGAACAATATCATAAATGCTATCTTGAACAATAACGCTACCATTACCTTTTACAAATAGGTATATTGTTTTGTAGCCATCTTTATTGTAATCTAATATTGGATTTTTACTTGTCAGTGCTATATGTTCAACATCTATATCTTTAATTTCATTTACCAGAATAGATTTAGAATATTGTTGAGTATTATCTGATAATTGTGTTTCTAAATTTTCAATCGGAATTTCTTGACTATATAATGTCGTGAATAATGATAATACTAGTAACGTAATAGTTGTGATTCTTTTCTTCATTTTATATAATATTTATTTTGAGTTTATTTTAAATTTATTATTCATTTGGTTGCGTGCCAGAACCTACAGTAGCTTCTTTAAACCAAACTTCAGTATAACATCCGTTTGCATATTGTTTTGCTATATCTCCGTCGTAAGTTTCAGAACCAGTACTCCATACAATATTGTCTTCAGGTTTTTTGCCATTTGTTTGGTTGTATGCACCTTGCTTAAAATATTGTATTTCACCTGCATAAGCATTTTCACGCTCTACACCATCACGCCCTATTGATGCGTATAATGACCAAATTTGTTCAGGAACATCTGATTTTTTGGAGAAATCTGATTTCAATAAGTTTTTTGTGAACTTCACAGTTTCATGTCCTTCACTTTCAAAAGTAAGATACATAATGCCTTTATAAACATTTATTTCATAACTAAACTCTTCATCAAGTTCTATACCATTTTCTGGCTCTTCAGGGTAGGTTGTAGGACTAGAACCAACAACAGACATATCATTACCCCAAATTGCGGTTGAATAATCCCATCTTTTTGAGTTATCACCTTCTGTATTAATCTCATAATTCCAAAAAACAGATCCTTTAGTGTGACCTGGGAATTTTTTATAAAATATTTTTATAGGTTCATTTTCATGACCTTCATCACTATGTATTTGGCCTACGACTACAGAGTACGAAGCGGCAACTCTAGCATCACCTGAGGTAGAAACATGCATTACTTTTAGTTTGCCAGTCAATTTACCTCCTGTTTCAGGTATCCAGTGTTTTTTTTGGCCTAATTCCGTTCTTGTATTACTAGATGTTCGAGATGTAACACCAGAATTTGGTGTTTTATAGACTACCCAATCCGTTTTACCATCATTTTCAACATAAAAGAAATCTTTCTTTTTATAATTTACTAATTCATCAGAATATGTACCATCCCCTAAAAGAATTTTCCATTCATCCATAAACGGAATAATATCACTTGGGTATTTTTCTTTTTTTATGTCTGTCTTTGTTTCTTCGGCAGCAGTTTTTTTAGGAGTATCAAAACAACTACTAAAAGATAATACTACGGCTAGCATTAAAAAATATTGTAATACTAATTTGGTGTTTATTTTTGTCATTATAATAGTTTTGTTTAGGTCTGTATTAGTTTAATATGATTAATTTTTGATTGTAATAAAACCAAAGTTAAATTTTATTTATTAGCTATTATTCCTAAATCAGAACGATCTATGCCTTTACCTTTTAAAGCTGATTTATCTGATAATTGGTAAGTGCCTTTTATAAATTCAGGATTAATTTCCCACGCATTTTCTAGATTATATTTTTGATCACCTGTGATAATAATTTTATCTGATTTATAAAAATTATTATTTAAAATATTAACGATAGGTTCACCAACAACTAAATGCATTTCCATTGCTTTAGAGTTATTAAAAATATTATTTTCAATATCATTTACTTGCACACCATATAATGATACAGCTCTTTCATACTTATTCTTTTTCCCGTAACCAACATTATCAAAAACATTATGATCTAATTCTAAAAATGGACCGAAAGTACTTTCATCTTTACCACCTCTATACAAACGTAATGCTGCGCCTTGTATATCTGAGATTGTGTTATTTTTCATTAATAAATACTCTACATTATAAGCACCAATATCATCCGTTTCTTTATCTAAAGCAGCTATATGACCTGTAATATTTTTAAATTTTGAATTCTGAATGCTAATTGTATCAGCAAAAGTTCCTTTTGAGACTCTAAGTACATCAAAAGAATGATTTACAATTAAATCTTTAAACTCACAGTTATCTATAAATAATTTATAGTTTTCTGTCATTGAGTTTTTAGCGGTACTTATTACTGAATTACCAGCATAATCTGGAGATTTTGCTCCATCAAATATTATGTTTTCTAAAGACAAACTTCCTCCGTTTTGTATTTCAAAAGCCATCATTCTTTCAAACAATATTGTAGCTTTATTTTTACCTGAGGTTTTAAAGGTTAATGGGTGTTTTATTTCAACTGCTTTGGTTAATAAATAAGAGCCACCTTCTTCTAAAACAATAACATCTCCAGCTTCTGATTTTTTTACGATTTCAAATAGAGTGTTAATTCCAGCTTTTACATTAATTGTTTTACCAGAGTTTAATGCTATATTTTGTTCCTTTTTAGAATACCAAGTAGTACCTGTAGTCTCTTTAGTTGCAATATTATCGCTAATTACAATCTCATTTTTTATTTTATCAGATTTAGGAATCAAGAAACCTTTTTTATTTTCTACTAATGTAATTTCAGCATTTTCAAAACCACTTGAAATTGTAGTTTCTAAATTGTTTCCTAGAATATTATCTTTAAATGTTACGCCACTGATATCATCATAAATAGTAAACAAATCTTTTTTATGTTGATGATAAAATAAGTTTCCTGAAATTTCAGAACTTGCAGGGGCTTGGCTTCTTTCATTATCTGCTCCTGCACATAGCTGAATGTTATCACAATCTATAAATGTATTATTATTTACTTTAGATTCTATAACGGGTACATATCTATTTGGTGGTGAGTTTGGTACGCCATTCATCATTACAAATGCACCTCTAAAACGGTAACCAGTTAAACCAATATGGTAATTATTGATAACAGTTTGCTTTTCATTAATAACTCTTACACCACCAGTGCTTGGTTTTCCGTTTCCTATAAAAACATTACCATCAACTAAGGTTTCATTACCGTGACGCATAGTTAGAGTACCGGTACACTCAAAAAAAGTATTATACTTAAAAATGTTTTGACAAGATTTGTTAGAGATAATTTCATGTTCTCCGTTACATCTATCAAAATAATTAGATTCTACTAATGTATTAGAATTTTCTAATGCATTATGGCTTGTTCCAATTCGTAATGTTTCTCCACCATTATTTCCGAATGTAGGGCGAGGGCCAAAATAATTATGGTCTATTTTATGGTTGTTTTCTATACTTTCTTTAGTATCTAAACCAACGATCATAGTAACACCTAAATTCTTTTTTCCTGTTATATGGTTATGGTCAATTCTGTTGTTTTTACCATAAATAGTAACCCAGTAATCTTGAACATGACGTTCAGGATTATTGAAATTATCAATAACACATTCTGTTAAGCGAGAGTTGGTTGCCATTTCATCTCTATTCTTGCGAAATGAAATAACCGAATTCGTTGGCGTATATCCGTTTTTGAAAACAAGACCTTCTACAATTAAAAAATCACCTGCAAGTTGTAAATTAGACTGACCTTCTAGAGTAACTTTGCCTTTTTCTTCTACAGTAAGTTTTATAGGTTTTTCTTTAGTTCCTTTTCCTTCGAAAACTAGTTCTGAATCTTTCCAAATACCATTAGCTAAAGTAATTGTTGAGCCAGGTTTTGCGTTTGCAACAGCATCATTAAATTCATCAATATTAGTAACAACATTTGATTTGACTTCTTTTCTACAAGAAACTATTAAAGTACAAAAGCTTATAAAAAAGATAGATAGATTTTTCATTCAAATAAAGGCTTAATTGGTTAACCAAGTTGGTTTACCAAAGTTACGTTCATTTGTTGAGTATTGCAAATAGTTAAAATTATCTATTGAAAAATAACTTTAACACAATTTTTCTTATAATTTTTTATCAAATTAACTATAAAGTGATTTGTAGTTGTTCTTGTTATTAGTGATAAAACGTATTTTGAAGAATTACTTTTTTAAGTTTAGAGACGCATTTTCTGAAATAAATCAATAGTATTGATTCTTATAATGTTTCAGATATAAAATTATTTTATTTTTAAAAAAAACAGCATCAGATTTAATAGAATATTTCAGATAAATCTGATGCGTAAATGTATAGTTCTTAATTCGAATCTAATTCAATACTTTGAGTTGCAAATCCTCGTCCGCTATCATTGTCCGCATCAACCTTTACAACACCGTTTCCTGAGTAGTCAGAATTAAATTTAATAGTAGCTACAGATTTGGCAATTTGACCGTCTACAGAGTTTTCAATACTTAAAACTTCTAAACTTCCAGATTCTATCGTCCACACAAAAGTTGAATTAGAAGCAGTGTCGCCTCTCGAATAAAATGTAGATGCAAATGTTAAAATTTCATCAGGAAGTGCAAAATCAGCGCCATCTACACAAATAGCAACTGCAGTTTCTGGTTTAATTGTTAGGTCACAATTAGTTACACTATTTTCATTTGTAGCTTCAATTTCAGGTGAATCATCATTAGAGCAAGAGAAATTTAATAAAACGAGCAGTAGAGCTGAGTAGATAAATTTATTTTTCATAACGGTTTAAGTTTGGTGGTTTCTGCGTATTAATACATCATTAAAGTTAGGCTTAAATAGAAATATTTAGCTAATCATATAACGATTTTTAATATTTACCAGTATAACGTAAATTTTATGATTTTATTGCTGTTAATACAATGTGTTTTAGATTAATATTTTTTTTATTATTACACATGACTTTATTTAGGTTGAATCTGTAGAATTTTTTTATTTCATTTTTAATTCACTCGTTAATTTTTCAAACTCTTCAAGTGTTGATTCAAAATCATTTTTCATAACAGCATTAATTTGAACTACATGTGAGCCTTTAACAATACTTATCATTTTAATTTGCGTTTCTTCATCGTTTAATGAACCGGTTATAAGTTCTTCATAACAGTCAGATCCGTTTAATTTTTTTCTATTAGAAACTTTTCTGTTATAAACAATTAGCCCGTTATTTTTTAAAGAATTTAAATTATTTTCATGAATTAATTCAGGGTTCATATTAGGTCTGTCGGTTGGTATTTGAGAAACTAGATATGCCGATTCTCCAACATAATCATCTTTTTTAATACCACCTTTAGTGTAAAGAAACATATTAGAAATTGTTTTAGAATATTTAAAAGAGCTTTTAGAATCATCTAATTCAAAAAATGCAATTTCAAAAGGGTCAACAACTCGTTCCTTATCGTATTCTATTGTTAATAATGCATTTTCTATTTTTTTAATATTCTCTTCTTCAAAATTTGGAATAAATGCCATTACCATTGCGGAAAACTCACCATCACCAAATACTAATTGTAAACTTTTTTGATTCGGGGTCCCTTGCAATAATGCTAGTTTAGCATCGTAATTATTTATTTTTAACTCTTTAAATTTCAGTACGTTTATTCCTTTGCTTT
Encoded proteins:
- the thiE gene encoding thiamine phosphate synthase; amino-acid sequence: MQLPNLHYISQGETPQEHLNNIKSACTAGAALVQLRLKNLSPKKVLKFATEAREITDHYQTRLIINDHYRIAKEVKADGVHLGRTDTCPTIAKKYLESWQIIGGTANTVSDCNILITKKVDYIGLGPYHFTKTKESLSPILGIDGYADIMKYIQTDIPVIAVGGIVINDVSEILETGIYGVAVASEITKNFNSINLFKKALEKTSIEEQVWRPNLNQ
- a CDS encoding cupin domain-containing protein; protein product: MKKRITTITLLVLSLFTTLYSQEIPIENLETQLSDNTQQYSKSILVNEIKDIDVEHIALTSKNPILDYNKDGYKTIYLFVKGNGSVIVQDSIYDIVPETIFLPNIKDITIKTAEKDTLHYVKITSKLTAQDLLDLKEFPAESTQNVYYAKFTDCVPYTEPIKSPNTVSRTILPNKIIPRIAMGTVQTKGPDEVGAHKHPMLEQLFLGLSENNCVVFADDAKVNFPQHSMLHIPLGSSHSVTVDKDEVLYYVWMDFFLDKKGEEWLKTHNVSDDN
- a CDS encoding thiamine phosphate synthase, whose protein sequence is MIVLIAPEEDIANEIEILHQLFEAGLVYFHLRKPSKNYQEHCDYLDLIDEKYHNRIVVHYFHELVNVYNLKGIHFQEQKRIDHIDNPGQYFKPLNMYGKTISSSFHDPDVLKACGFEFDYHLLSPVFSSISKKGYEGKGFKVTHIQKRIIGMGGVTENNIEEIHQLGYQGIGVLGGVWNNSAPVTAFKAMQNYYNK
- a CDS encoding potassium/proton antiporter, yielding MNLTIENILLVGSLLLLVSIFAGKTSYKFGVPTLLLFLAIGMLAGSDGIGGIRFDDPKLAQFIGIVSLNFILFSGGLDTNWKAVKPILWQGIALSTLGVLFTAVSLGVFVWFITDFTIYESLLLGSIVSSTDAAAVFSILRSKSLALKNNLRPTLELESGSNDPMAYVLTLAFLTLVINQDKSFLSIIPLFLQQMILGGLLGISFGFLSKYIINKIKLDFEGLYPVLVIALMFITFSATDFVGGNGFLAIYICAVYLGNQDLIHKKTILKMFDGLAWLMQIVLFLTLGLLVFPSEIIPYMGIGLLISIFLIIVARPVGVFLSLIFFKMKMRRRFYISWVGLRGAVPIVFSTYPLLAGIEKANMIFNIVFFISVTSILIQGTTLSIVAKWLKVGLPEKAKKLSATDMLMAENPKAEMKEILITSGCFAVDKKIVELGFPKNAIIAMIKRDASYIIPNGLTKIEPQDTLIVLADRPNIFDEVYETLKIRKA
- a CDS encoding thiazole synthase, whose translation is MVDILNIADKTFKSRLFTGTGKFSSAQVMEEAILASESELVTVALKRVDLEDEADDILSHLKSSRIDLLPNTSGVRTAKEAVFAAQLSREALDTNWIKLEIHPDPRYLLPDPIETLKAAEELVKLGFVVMPYIHADPVLCKRLEDVGVQCVMPLGAPIGSNKGIKTEDFLKIIIEQSNVPVIVDAGIGAPSHAAYAMELGADAVLVNTAIAVSQNPIAMGQAFKMAVEAGRMAYLAKLAPVKEQAEASSPLTSFLNEI
- the thiH gene encoding 2-iminoacetate synthase ThiH — translated: MSFKTTFEQYDWNTLEKEIYAVTTAEVAQILQKEKIELEDFKALISPAAKPFLEQMAQRSNQLTKKRFGNTMQMYIPMYLSNECQNICTYCGFSMTNKIPRKTLTDAEILKEVTKIKSLGYDHILLVTGEANKTVGVSYIKHAIELIKNNFSNISMEVQPLDQEEYETLVAAGLYAVLVYQETYHEATYKVHHPKGKKSNFHYRLDTPDRLGKAGIHKIGIGALFGLEDWRVDSFYTALHLRYLQKTYWKTKYSISFPRLRPFEGDVAPKVEMTDSDLVQLICAYRLLDEDVELSMSTRESEKFRDHIIHLGITSISAESKTNPGGYSVEPQSLEQFEISDERSTAEIKAMIQSQGYEVVFKDWDKAYS
- a CDS encoding aldo/keto reductase, translated to MKEIVLNDGNKIPIVGFGTYKATEQEGIDAVKFALKNGYRLLDTASKYNNEEAVGKGIKLSGVPREEIKVTTKLWRENLSYEEAKSEFETSLKKLQLEYIDLYLIHWPANAKNYDNWQHANAEAWRAMEDLQTEGKIKSIGVSNFWPEHLKALFKTARVLPAINQIEFHPGYWQPEVTAFCKAKNITVQSWSPLGRGEILNNSTLKSIALNHNTTVAKICLRWVTQHDVIVIPKSTTKERIKENIDIFDFDLTHEEIQQINNIPKLGYSGEHPNLWPDRE
- a CDS encoding LD-carboxypeptidase, which encodes MRSRRNFFTNIIGVSAASLLPFSIFANVKQNEKTIETIKPKRLKKGDTIGLIAPGYAVKPEVLEKAKDTLVKMGFIPYHTERLLWNYGYFSNTDTERAADVNEMFANPNVDGILCARGGYGCTRIMHLLDYELIKNNPKVLVGFSDITALANGIYSETGLITFHGPVGSTLDDKYSIQQLENVIIHPEHQLLIKNVILEDETLLNNPEFDRYTVTPGKATGKLLGGSLTLINALIGTPHEIDFTDAIVFIEDVEEAPYRIDRMLTQLIEGGTFKHAAGIMVGVCNGCDKPAASGSFTLRDVILDRLKPLNIPTAYGMSFGHVKNNMTLPIGINATFDADKMTLKLQEKAVI